The following coding sequences are from one Nicotiana tomentosiformis chromosome 3, ASM39032v3, whole genome shotgun sequence window:
- the LOC104106029 gene encoding probable zinc metalloprotease EGY2, chloroplastic isoform X1 gives MNMPAVCRVSIVPVSPQCSSCCYNRLQPLLSSPSTGPQKHSSSINFPARHFLRFVARNKGSVICRSSETETEPDKNDDKDEKLAEEADGANLNEDKSLELNSRPDQDKDQPLGMLENTSLENNNGAQVNEQPGIEQDGTEVKVSSGSPLPGVKVPLQLDESIRIPKETIEILRNQVFGFDTFFVTSQEPYEGGVLFKGNLRGQAATAYEKVSKRMQDRLGDAYKLFLLNNPEDDKPVAVVVPRMTLQPETIAVPEWFAAGAFGLVTIFTLLLRNVPALQSNLLSVVDNLDLLKDGLPGALITAFVLGVHEVSHLLVAKEVGVKLGVPYFVPSWQIGSFGAITRIVNIVPKREDLLKVAAAGPIAGFSVGLILLLSGFILPPTDGIGIIVDPSVFHESFLAGGIAKLLLGDALKEGTPISVNPLVIWAWAGLLINAINSIPAGELDGGRIAFATWGRKASARLSSLSIGLLGISALFSDVAFYWVVLIFFLQRGPIAPLSEEITDPDNKYIALGVVVLLLGLLVCLPYPFPFSSEAATGF, from the exons atgaACATGCCGGCGGTTTGTCGTGTTAGTATTGTTCCCGTGTCACCACAGTGTAGTTCGTGCTGTTACAATCGGCTCCAGCCTTTGCTTTCTTCTCCCTCAACTGGTCCTCAGAAACATAGTAGTAGTATTAACTTTCCTGCCAGACACTTCTTAAG ATTTGTCGCTCGCAATAAAGGAAGCGTTATTTGCAGATCAAGTGAGACAGAAACTGAGCCTGATAAAAATGATGACAAG GATGAAAAGCTGGCCGAGGAAGCGGATGGGGCAAATCTGAATGAAGATAAGAGTCTTGAGCTGAACTCTCGGCCTGATCAG GATAAGGACCAACCATTGGGGATGTTGGagaatacaagtctagaaaataataACGGAGCTCAAGTGAATGAGCAGCCTGGAATTGAG CAGGATGGCACTGAGGTTAAAGTTTCAAGTGGATCACCTCTTCCAGGTGTGAAGGTG CCTCTGCAACTCGATGAATCAATCAGGATTCCCAAGGAAACAATTGAGATTCTTAGAAATCAAGTATTTGGTTTTGACACCTTTTTTGTTACAAGCCAGGAGCCATATGAG GGTGGAGTATTATTTAAAGGGAATTTACGTGGACAGGCTGCTACAGCTTATGAAAAAGTATCAAAGAGAATGCAG GACAGACTTGGAGATGCATataaactttttcttttaaacaaTCCGGAGGATGATAAGCCTGTGGCAGTTGTGGTCCCGAGAATGACCCTGCAACCTGAAACTATAG CTGTTCCAGAATGGTTTGCAGCGGGGGCCTTTGGACTTGTTACAATATTCACTTTACTTCTTCGCAATGTGCCGGCATTACAATCGAACTTGTT ATCAGTTGTCGACAATCTTGACTTGTTGAAGGATGGACTACCTGGAGCTCTCATAACTGCCTTTGTTCTGGGGGTTCATGAAGTTAGCCATCTTTTAGTTGCCAAAGAGGTTGGCGTTAAGCTCGGGGTTCCATATTTTGTTCCTAGCTGGCAG ATAGGCTCCTTTGGTGCTATAACAAGGATTGTAAATATTGTACCAAAGCGTGAAGATCTCTTGAAAGTTGCAGCAGCTGGACCAATAGCTGGGTTCTCGGTGGGCCTTATTCTTTTGCTTTCAGGATTCATCTTACCACCTACTGATGGCATTGGCATCATCGTCGATCCCTCTGTGTTCCACGAATCATTTCTAGCTGGCGGTATAG CCAAGCTTCTTCTAGGAGATGCTCTTAAGGAAGGAACTCCTATATCAGTAAATCCGCTTGTCATATGGGCCTGGGCTGGACTTCTCATTAATGCTATCAATAGTATTCCTGCAGGAGAGCTTGATGGTGGCCGGATAGCTTTTGCCACGTGGGGCAGAAAG GCTTCAGCGCGCCTAAGTTCTTTATCTATTGGGCTACTAGGAATATCTGCATTGTTTAGCGATGTAGCATTCTATTGGGTAGTGCTAATATTCTTCCTCCAAAGAGGGCCTATCGCTCCACTATCAGAAGAAATCACTGATCCTGACAATAAATATATAGCTCTTGGAGTTGTGGTTCTGCTCTTGGGCCTGTTGGTTTGCCTGCCATATCCCTTTCCCTTCTCTAGTGAAGCTGCCACTGGTTTCTAG
- the LOC104106029 gene encoding probable zinc metalloprotease EGY2, chloroplastic isoform X2 gives MNMPAVCRVSIVPVSPQCSSCCYNRLQPLLSSPSTGPQKHSSSINFPARHFLRFVARNKGSVICRSSETETEPDKNDDKDEKLAEEADGANLNEDKSLELNSRPDQDKDQPLGMLENTSLENNNGAQVNEQPGIEQDGTEVKVSSGSPLPGVKPLQLDESIRIPKETIEILRNQVFGFDTFFVTSQEPYEGGVLFKGNLRGQAATAYEKVSKRMQDRLGDAYKLFLLNNPEDDKPVAVVVPRMTLQPETIAVPEWFAAGAFGLVTIFTLLLRNVPALQSNLLSVVDNLDLLKDGLPGALITAFVLGVHEVSHLLVAKEVGVKLGVPYFVPSWQIGSFGAITRIVNIVPKREDLLKVAAAGPIAGFSVGLILLLSGFILPPTDGIGIIVDPSVFHESFLAGGIAKLLLGDALKEGTPISVNPLVIWAWAGLLINAINSIPAGELDGGRIAFATWGRKASARLSSLSIGLLGISALFSDVAFYWVVLIFFLQRGPIAPLSEEITDPDNKYIALGVVVLLLGLLVCLPYPFPFSSEAATGF, from the exons atgaACATGCCGGCGGTTTGTCGTGTTAGTATTGTTCCCGTGTCACCACAGTGTAGTTCGTGCTGTTACAATCGGCTCCAGCCTTTGCTTTCTTCTCCCTCAACTGGTCCTCAGAAACATAGTAGTAGTATTAACTTTCCTGCCAGACACTTCTTAAG ATTTGTCGCTCGCAATAAAGGAAGCGTTATTTGCAGATCAAGTGAGACAGAAACTGAGCCTGATAAAAATGATGACAAG GATGAAAAGCTGGCCGAGGAAGCGGATGGGGCAAATCTGAATGAAGATAAGAGTCTTGAGCTGAACTCTCGGCCTGATCAG GATAAGGACCAACCATTGGGGATGTTGGagaatacaagtctagaaaataataACGGAGCTCAAGTGAATGAGCAGCCTGGAATTGAG CAGGATGGCACTGAGGTTAAAGTTTCAAGTGGATCACCTCTTCCAGGTGTGAAG CCTCTGCAACTCGATGAATCAATCAGGATTCCCAAGGAAACAATTGAGATTCTTAGAAATCAAGTATTTGGTTTTGACACCTTTTTTGTTACAAGCCAGGAGCCATATGAG GGTGGAGTATTATTTAAAGGGAATTTACGTGGACAGGCTGCTACAGCTTATGAAAAAGTATCAAAGAGAATGCAG GACAGACTTGGAGATGCATataaactttttcttttaaacaaTCCGGAGGATGATAAGCCTGTGGCAGTTGTGGTCCCGAGAATGACCCTGCAACCTGAAACTATAG CTGTTCCAGAATGGTTTGCAGCGGGGGCCTTTGGACTTGTTACAATATTCACTTTACTTCTTCGCAATGTGCCGGCATTACAATCGAACTTGTT ATCAGTTGTCGACAATCTTGACTTGTTGAAGGATGGACTACCTGGAGCTCTCATAACTGCCTTTGTTCTGGGGGTTCATGAAGTTAGCCATCTTTTAGTTGCCAAAGAGGTTGGCGTTAAGCTCGGGGTTCCATATTTTGTTCCTAGCTGGCAG ATAGGCTCCTTTGGTGCTATAACAAGGATTGTAAATATTGTACCAAAGCGTGAAGATCTCTTGAAAGTTGCAGCAGCTGGACCAATAGCTGGGTTCTCGGTGGGCCTTATTCTTTTGCTTTCAGGATTCATCTTACCACCTACTGATGGCATTGGCATCATCGTCGATCCCTCTGTGTTCCACGAATCATTTCTAGCTGGCGGTATAG CCAAGCTTCTTCTAGGAGATGCTCTTAAGGAAGGAACTCCTATATCAGTAAATCCGCTTGTCATATGGGCCTGGGCTGGACTTCTCATTAATGCTATCAATAGTATTCCTGCAGGAGAGCTTGATGGTGGCCGGATAGCTTTTGCCACGTGGGGCAGAAAG GCTTCAGCGCGCCTAAGTTCTTTATCTATTGGGCTACTAGGAATATCTGCATTGTTTAGCGATGTAGCATTCTATTGGGTAGTGCTAATATTCTTCCTCCAAAGAGGGCCTATCGCTCCACTATCAGAAGAAATCACTGATCCTGACAATAAATATATAGCTCTTGGAGTTGTGGTTCTGCTCTTGGGCCTGTTGGTTTGCCTGCCATATCCCTTTCCCTTCTCTAGTGAAGCTGCCACTGGTTTCTAG
- the LOC104106029 gene encoding probable zinc metalloprotease EGY2, chloroplastic isoform X3 — MNMPAVCRVSIVPVSPQCSSCCYNRLQPLLSSPSTGPQKHSSSINFPARHFLRFVARNKGSVICRSSETETEPDKNDDKDEKLAEEADGANLNEDKSLELNSRPDQDKDQPLGMLENTSLENNNGAQVNEQPGIEDGTEVKVSSGSPLPGVKVPLQLDESIRIPKETIEILRNQVFGFDTFFVTSQEPYEGGVLFKGNLRGQAATAYEKVSKRMQDRLGDAYKLFLLNNPEDDKPVAVVVPRMTLQPETIAVPEWFAAGAFGLVTIFTLLLRNVPALQSNLLSVVDNLDLLKDGLPGALITAFVLGVHEVSHLLVAKEVGVKLGVPYFVPSWQIGSFGAITRIVNIVPKREDLLKVAAAGPIAGFSVGLILLLSGFILPPTDGIGIIVDPSVFHESFLAGGIAKLLLGDALKEGTPISVNPLVIWAWAGLLINAINSIPAGELDGGRIAFATWGRKASARLSSLSIGLLGISALFSDVAFYWVVLIFFLQRGPIAPLSEEITDPDNKYIALGVVVLLLGLLVCLPYPFPFSSEAATGF, encoded by the exons atgaACATGCCGGCGGTTTGTCGTGTTAGTATTGTTCCCGTGTCACCACAGTGTAGTTCGTGCTGTTACAATCGGCTCCAGCCTTTGCTTTCTTCTCCCTCAACTGGTCCTCAGAAACATAGTAGTAGTATTAACTTTCCTGCCAGACACTTCTTAAG ATTTGTCGCTCGCAATAAAGGAAGCGTTATTTGCAGATCAAGTGAGACAGAAACTGAGCCTGATAAAAATGATGACAAG GATGAAAAGCTGGCCGAGGAAGCGGATGGGGCAAATCTGAATGAAGATAAGAGTCTTGAGCTGAACTCTCGGCCTGATCAG GATAAGGACCAACCATTGGGGATGTTGGagaatacaagtctagaaaataataACGGAGCTCAAGTGAATGAGCAGCCTGGAATTGAG GATGGCACTGAGGTTAAAGTTTCAAGTGGATCACCTCTTCCAGGTGTGAAGGTG CCTCTGCAACTCGATGAATCAATCAGGATTCCCAAGGAAACAATTGAGATTCTTAGAAATCAAGTATTTGGTTTTGACACCTTTTTTGTTACAAGCCAGGAGCCATATGAG GGTGGAGTATTATTTAAAGGGAATTTACGTGGACAGGCTGCTACAGCTTATGAAAAAGTATCAAAGAGAATGCAG GACAGACTTGGAGATGCATataaactttttcttttaaacaaTCCGGAGGATGATAAGCCTGTGGCAGTTGTGGTCCCGAGAATGACCCTGCAACCTGAAACTATAG CTGTTCCAGAATGGTTTGCAGCGGGGGCCTTTGGACTTGTTACAATATTCACTTTACTTCTTCGCAATGTGCCGGCATTACAATCGAACTTGTT ATCAGTTGTCGACAATCTTGACTTGTTGAAGGATGGACTACCTGGAGCTCTCATAACTGCCTTTGTTCTGGGGGTTCATGAAGTTAGCCATCTTTTAGTTGCCAAAGAGGTTGGCGTTAAGCTCGGGGTTCCATATTTTGTTCCTAGCTGGCAG ATAGGCTCCTTTGGTGCTATAACAAGGATTGTAAATATTGTACCAAAGCGTGAAGATCTCTTGAAAGTTGCAGCAGCTGGACCAATAGCTGGGTTCTCGGTGGGCCTTATTCTTTTGCTTTCAGGATTCATCTTACCACCTACTGATGGCATTGGCATCATCGTCGATCCCTCTGTGTTCCACGAATCATTTCTAGCTGGCGGTATAG CCAAGCTTCTTCTAGGAGATGCTCTTAAGGAAGGAACTCCTATATCAGTAAATCCGCTTGTCATATGGGCCTGGGCTGGACTTCTCATTAATGCTATCAATAGTATTCCTGCAGGAGAGCTTGATGGTGGCCGGATAGCTTTTGCCACGTGGGGCAGAAAG GCTTCAGCGCGCCTAAGTTCTTTATCTATTGGGCTACTAGGAATATCTGCATTGTTTAGCGATGTAGCATTCTATTGGGTAGTGCTAATATTCTTCCTCCAAAGAGGGCCTATCGCTCCACTATCAGAAGAAATCACTGATCCTGACAATAAATATATAGCTCTTGGAGTTGTGGTTCTGCTCTTGGGCCTGTTGGTTTGCCTGCCATATCCCTTTCCCTTCTCTAGTGAAGCTGCCACTGGTTTCTAG
- the LOC104106029 gene encoding probable zinc metalloprotease EGY2, chloroplastic isoform X4 has translation MNMPAVCRVSIVPVSPQCSSCCYNRLQPLLSSPSTGPQKHSSSINFPARHFLRFVARNKGSVICRSSETETEPDKNDDKDEKLAEEADGANLNEDKSLELNSRPDQDKDQPLGMLENTSLENNNGAQVNEQPGIEDGTEVKVSSGSPLPGVKPLQLDESIRIPKETIEILRNQVFGFDTFFVTSQEPYEGGVLFKGNLRGQAATAYEKVSKRMQDRLGDAYKLFLLNNPEDDKPVAVVVPRMTLQPETIAVPEWFAAGAFGLVTIFTLLLRNVPALQSNLLSVVDNLDLLKDGLPGALITAFVLGVHEVSHLLVAKEVGVKLGVPYFVPSWQIGSFGAITRIVNIVPKREDLLKVAAAGPIAGFSVGLILLLSGFILPPTDGIGIIVDPSVFHESFLAGGIAKLLLGDALKEGTPISVNPLVIWAWAGLLINAINSIPAGELDGGRIAFATWGRKASARLSSLSIGLLGISALFSDVAFYWVVLIFFLQRGPIAPLSEEITDPDNKYIALGVVVLLLGLLVCLPYPFPFSSEAATGF, from the exons atgaACATGCCGGCGGTTTGTCGTGTTAGTATTGTTCCCGTGTCACCACAGTGTAGTTCGTGCTGTTACAATCGGCTCCAGCCTTTGCTTTCTTCTCCCTCAACTGGTCCTCAGAAACATAGTAGTAGTATTAACTTTCCTGCCAGACACTTCTTAAG ATTTGTCGCTCGCAATAAAGGAAGCGTTATTTGCAGATCAAGTGAGACAGAAACTGAGCCTGATAAAAATGATGACAAG GATGAAAAGCTGGCCGAGGAAGCGGATGGGGCAAATCTGAATGAAGATAAGAGTCTTGAGCTGAACTCTCGGCCTGATCAG GATAAGGACCAACCATTGGGGATGTTGGagaatacaagtctagaaaataataACGGAGCTCAAGTGAATGAGCAGCCTGGAATTGAG GATGGCACTGAGGTTAAAGTTTCAAGTGGATCACCTCTTCCAGGTGTGAAG CCTCTGCAACTCGATGAATCAATCAGGATTCCCAAGGAAACAATTGAGATTCTTAGAAATCAAGTATTTGGTTTTGACACCTTTTTTGTTACAAGCCAGGAGCCATATGAG GGTGGAGTATTATTTAAAGGGAATTTACGTGGACAGGCTGCTACAGCTTATGAAAAAGTATCAAAGAGAATGCAG GACAGACTTGGAGATGCATataaactttttcttttaaacaaTCCGGAGGATGATAAGCCTGTGGCAGTTGTGGTCCCGAGAATGACCCTGCAACCTGAAACTATAG CTGTTCCAGAATGGTTTGCAGCGGGGGCCTTTGGACTTGTTACAATATTCACTTTACTTCTTCGCAATGTGCCGGCATTACAATCGAACTTGTT ATCAGTTGTCGACAATCTTGACTTGTTGAAGGATGGACTACCTGGAGCTCTCATAACTGCCTTTGTTCTGGGGGTTCATGAAGTTAGCCATCTTTTAGTTGCCAAAGAGGTTGGCGTTAAGCTCGGGGTTCCATATTTTGTTCCTAGCTGGCAG ATAGGCTCCTTTGGTGCTATAACAAGGATTGTAAATATTGTACCAAAGCGTGAAGATCTCTTGAAAGTTGCAGCAGCTGGACCAATAGCTGGGTTCTCGGTGGGCCTTATTCTTTTGCTTTCAGGATTCATCTTACCACCTACTGATGGCATTGGCATCATCGTCGATCCCTCTGTGTTCCACGAATCATTTCTAGCTGGCGGTATAG CCAAGCTTCTTCTAGGAGATGCTCTTAAGGAAGGAACTCCTATATCAGTAAATCCGCTTGTCATATGGGCCTGGGCTGGACTTCTCATTAATGCTATCAATAGTATTCCTGCAGGAGAGCTTGATGGTGGCCGGATAGCTTTTGCCACGTGGGGCAGAAAG GCTTCAGCGCGCCTAAGTTCTTTATCTATTGGGCTACTAGGAATATCTGCATTGTTTAGCGATGTAGCATTCTATTGGGTAGTGCTAATATTCTTCCTCCAAAGAGGGCCTATCGCTCCACTATCAGAAGAAATCACTGATCCTGACAATAAATATATAGCTCTTGGAGTTGTGGTTCTGCTCTTGGGCCTGTTGGTTTGCCTGCCATATCCCTTTCCCTTCTCTAGTGAAGCTGCCACTGGTTTCTAG